Proteins encoded together in one Ignavibacteriales bacterium window:
- a CDS encoding DUF721 domain-containing protein, translating into MRNRPVSRIKSLGDALDELIESLGIKKKLREQNVFDFWDRAVGERIAQVARPTRIAKGTLFVDVKSGVWRNELSLRKTEILGRLNEVLEEEIVKDIKFQ; encoded by the coding sequence ATGCGAAACCGGCCAGTCTCGCGAATTAAGTCACTCGGCGATGCGCTCGATGAGCTCATCGAAAGCCTTGGCATCAAGAAAAAACTCCGGGAGCAGAATGTTTTTGATTTCTGGGACAGAGCCGTGGGGGAACGTATAGCTCAGGTTGCCAGACCCACGCGCATAGCAAAAGGGACGCTGTTCGTGGACGTCAAAAGCGGCGTGTGGAGAAACGAATTAAGCCTGCGGAAGACGGAAATTCTTGGCAGGCTCAACGAGGTTCTTGAAGAAGAGATCGTCAAGGACATTAAATTTCAATAG
- the gyrA gene encoding DNA gyrase subunit A, translating into MANLNEKIIPVDIEEEMKGSYIDYSMSVIVARALPDVRDGLKPVHRRVLFGMQDLGLASSRAYKKSARIVGEVLGKYHPHGDSAVYDSMVRMVQDFSLRYPLVDGQGNFGSVDGDSAAAMRYTEARLAKIAEEMLRDLEKNTVDFTPNFDDTLKEPSVLPALFPNLLCNGASGIAVGMATNIPPHNLNEVIDGCLAFIKDAEITNAQLMKHIVAPDFPTGGIIYGYDGVRDAYTTGRGRILVRARASIETGKGDRQRIIVSELPYMVNKASLIEKIADLVNDKKIEDIADVRDESDRDGMRMVIELRRDANAEVVLNNLYMHTQMQTTFGIIMLSLVEGRPRVLTLKEMIQKFVEHRNVVVVRRSKFELDEAEKRAHILEGYIIALDNIDAIIRLIKQSKDVEAAKLGLMKKFKLSEIQAKAILDMRLQKLTGLERKKVEDEYRETIKLIEKLKAILKSKQLQLKIIEDELITVKEKYGDERRTEIVYKAEEFSIEDMIAEEEVVITISHQGLIKRFPVSGYRRQSRGGKGVTGAATKEDDFVAHMFVASTHNYILFFTNAGRCYWLKVFEIPEGGRTAKGKSINSLLSKGSEETISAFITVKEFDDQHYVFMVTEAGLVKKVLLSEFSNPRKSGIAAMTLKKDDLLKDAKLTDGKQDIIIGTKEGIAIRFHEEEVRPMGRSAAGVRGINLGKKDKVVGAVNLRRKGITILVATKNGYGKRSEEEEYRVSHRGGKGIITVKTSEKTGIMVAIKEAVDTDDVVVVTTNGMVIRQHASDIRVAGRNTQGVRLIRLHEGDTVADVAIVMAEEEEEKRLAEKELEKKTNGMKDGKSGPAPTKPVKANIKEERKTPAAKVEAKKESGSKKAQKKKKKSK; encoded by the coding sequence ATGGCGAATCTGAACGAGAAGATTATACCGGTTGACATCGAAGAAGAAATGAAGGGCTCCTACATCGACTATTCGATGTCGGTGATCGTTGCGCGGGCGCTGCCCGACGTGCGCGACGGCCTGAAACCGGTTCACCGTCGCGTGCTTTTTGGGATGCAAGACCTTGGCCTTGCAAGCAGCCGGGCGTACAAGAAAAGCGCGCGCATCGTTGGTGAGGTGCTTGGCAAGTATCACCCGCACGGCGACTCGGCGGTGTACGACAGCATGGTGCGCATGGTGCAGGACTTTTCCCTGCGCTATCCGCTCGTGGACGGGCAGGGCAACTTTGGTTCTGTGGACGGGGACTCGGCCGCGGCGATGCGGTATACGGAGGCGCGCCTTGCGAAGATTGCCGAAGAGATGCTGCGCGACCTGGAAAAGAACACGGTCGATTTCACGCCAAATTTTGACGATACACTCAAAGAGCCCTCAGTCCTCCCGGCTCTTTTTCCGAACCTCCTCTGTAACGGCGCCAGCGGTATCGCTGTCGGCATGGCCACAAACATTCCGCCGCACAACCTGAACGAGGTTATTGACGGATGTCTTGCCTTCATCAAAGACGCGGAGATTACCAACGCGCAGCTGATGAAGCACATCGTTGCTCCGGACTTCCCGACGGGTGGTATCATCTACGGGTACGATGGCGTACGGGACGCGTACACAACGGGACGAGGGCGCATTCTTGTGCGCGCACGCGCGAGCATCGAGACGGGCAAAGGAGACCGGCAGCGCATCATCGTCTCCGAACTTCCCTACATGGTGAACAAAGCCTCGCTGATCGAAAAAATCGCAGATCTCGTGAACGACAAGAAGATCGAAGATATTGCCGACGTGCGCGATGAATCCGATCGCGACGGCATGCGCATGGTCATCGAGCTGCGGCGGGACGCGAACGCGGAGGTTGTGCTCAACAACCTGTATATGCACACGCAGATGCAGACCACGTTCGGCATCATCATGTTGTCGCTCGTGGAGGGCCGCCCCCGCGTGCTGACGCTGAAAGAGATGATCCAGAAATTTGTCGAACATCGAAACGTTGTCGTTGTCCGCCGGTCGAAGTTCGAGTTGGATGAAGCAGAAAAACGGGCGCATATTCTCGAGGGATACATTATTGCCCTCGACAACATCGATGCGATCATCAGGCTGATCAAGCAATCGAAGGACGTCGAGGCCGCAAAGCTCGGGTTGATGAAGAAGTTCAAGCTGTCCGAGATTCAGGCAAAAGCCATTCTGGACATGCGGCTGCAGAAGTTGACCGGCCTGGAACGAAAGAAAGTTGAAGACGAGTACCGGGAAACGATCAAGCTGATTGAGAAGCTCAAGGCGATCCTGAAGAGCAAGCAGCTGCAGCTGAAGATCATCGAAGACGAACTGATCACGGTGAAAGAAAAGTACGGCGATGAGCGCCGGACCGAAATCGTCTACAAGGCTGAAGAGTTCAGCATCGAGGACATGATTGCTGAAGAAGAGGTCGTGATCACCATCAGCCACCAGGGATTGATCAAGAGGTTTCCGGTCTCCGGCTACCGGCGGCAATCGCGCGGCGGCAAAGGGGTTACGGGGGCGGCGACAAAAGAAGATGATTTTGTGGCGCACATGTTTGTCGCCAGCACACACAACTACATCCTCTTCTTCACAAACGCCGGCCGGTGTTACTGGCTGAAGGTCTTTGAGATCCCCGAAGGAGGCCGGACGGCGAAAGGGAAGTCGATCAACTCCCTGCTGTCAAAGGGCTCAGAGGAAACGATCAGCGCCTTTATAACAGTGAAGGAATTTGATGACCAGCATTACGTCTTCATGGTCACAGAAGCCGGACTTGTGAAGAAGGTCCTTCTCTCCGAGTTCAGCAATCCGCGGAAGAGCGGTATTGCGGCAATGACGCTGAAGAAGGACGACTTACTGAAAGACGCGAAACTCACAGACGGAAAACAAGACATCATTATCGGAACCAAGGAAGGCATTGCAATACGGTTCCACGAGGAAGAAGTGCGGCCAATGGGTCGAAGCGCCGCGGGTGTTCGCGGCATCAACCTGGGAAAGAAAGACAAAGTCGTCGGCGCTGTGAACCTCCGGAGAAAAGGGATCACAATTCTCGTCGCAACCAAGAACGGGTATGGGAAGCGAAGCGAGGAAGAGGAATACCGCGTCAGCCACCGCGGAGGGAAGGGGATTATTACCGTGAAGACGTCAGAAAAGACCGGGATCATGGTTGCGATCAAAGAGGCGGTTGATACCGACGACGTGGTGGTCGTGACGACCAACGGCATGGTTATCCGCCAGCATGCATCGGATATCCGCGTTGCGGGACGCAACACACAAGGGGTGCGGTTGATCCGGCTGCATGAGGGCGACACGGTTGCCGATGTTGCGATTGTTATGGCAGAGGAGGAAGAAGAGAAACGGCTCGCGGAGAAGGAGCTGGAGAAGAAAACAAACGGGATGAAGGATGGTAAGTCCGGTCCGGCGCCGACAAAACCAGTCAAGGCAAACATCAAGGAAGAGCGGAAAACCCCGGCGGCCAAGGTGGAAGCCAAGAAGGAGTCGGGCAGCAAAAAAGCGCAGAAGAAAAAGAAGAAATCGAAATAA
- the gyrB gene encoding DNA topoisomerase (ATP-hydrolyzing) subunit B, translating to MAVDTKNLKNKKKAAPEEKKAENPKGTRSSNGDRGYTADDITVLKGLEAVRRRPAMYIGDTSARGLHHLVYEVVDNSIDEALAGYCKNIAVTMNSDGSVTVDDDGRGIPTDMHPQEKRSALEVVMTVLHAGGKFDKNTYKVSGGLHGVGVSVVNALSEWLDVEVRRDGKVFFQRYKKGDPVAPVKVIGKDEKATTGTKITFLPDNSIFKTRTFKFETLAERLRELAFLNPEVILRIEDARTKNGEEEVFHFEGGLREFVKYIDATRPAITKKPFYAKGQDKDESGRMVEVEMAIQYNDQFSENVFSYVNNINTHEGGTHLIGFRTALTRTINNYGYKSGLMKETGVQLVGDDFREGLTAVLSVKVPEPQFEGQTKTKLGNSEVKSIVESVMGAQLQSWLEENPAEARRIIDKTLRAAEAREAARKARDLTRRKNALDGGGLPGKLADCSISDPEHCELYLVEGDSAGGSAKQGRDRRSQAILPLKGKILNVEKARLHKILENDEIRNIFTAIGAGVGAEFDASKIRYGKIIIMCDADVDGSHIRTLLLTLFFRYMKELVELGHVYIAQPPLYKVKKGKQEHYAFDEEERDEIIKRIKSEKKGGRKAEEEAELLAATLDGEVMSSDGFIISRFKGLGEMNPEQLWSTTMNPDSRTILQVTIENAADADRTFSILMGDEVEPRREFIEKNAKYVRNLDV from the coding sequence ATGGCGGTTGACACGAAGAATTTGAAAAACAAAAAGAAGGCTGCACCCGAAGAGAAGAAAGCGGAAAACCCAAAGGGAACGCGCTCCTCGAACGGCGACCGCGGCTATACCGCAGACGACATCACCGTGCTGAAGGGGCTGGAAGCTGTTCGCCGCCGGCCCGCGATGTATATCGGTGATACGAGTGCCCGCGGACTCCACCACCTTGTGTACGAGGTTGTCGACAACTCCATAGACGAGGCGCTTGCAGGATACTGCAAGAACATTGCGGTTACCATGAACAGCGACGGCTCGGTGACGGTGGACGATGATGGCCGGGGAATACCGACGGACATGCATCCGCAGGAGAAACGATCGGCCCTCGAAGTCGTGATGACCGTTCTCCATGCCGGCGGCAAGTTCGACAAGAACACCTATAAAGTGTCGGGTGGACTGCATGGTGTCGGCGTATCGGTGGTGAACGCCCTCAGTGAGTGGCTCGACGTAGAGGTTCGGCGGGACGGGAAGGTGTTTTTCCAGAGGTACAAAAAGGGCGACCCGGTGGCGCCGGTGAAGGTAATCGGGAAAGATGAAAAGGCAACGACGGGGACAAAAATAACATTTCTCCCCGATAACTCGATTTTCAAAACCCGCACGTTCAAGTTCGAGACCCTGGCTGAGCGGCTGAGAGAACTCGCGTTTCTCAACCCCGAGGTGATACTGCGGATCGAAGACGCTAGGACAAAGAATGGTGAGGAAGAAGTTTTCCACTTCGAAGGTGGTCTCCGGGAGTTTGTCAAGTATATCGACGCCACGCGTCCGGCGATCACGAAGAAGCCGTTCTATGCCAAGGGACAGGACAAGGACGAAAGCGGCAGGATGGTTGAAGTGGAGATGGCCATCCAATACAACGATCAGTTCAGCGAAAACGTCTTCAGCTACGTCAATAACATCAACACGCATGAAGGCGGCACACACCTGATCGGATTCCGGACCGCGCTCACACGCACCATCAATAACTATGGCTACAAGAGCGGCCTCATGAAAGAGACGGGCGTTCAGCTTGTGGGAGACGACTTCCGCGAGGGCCTGACGGCCGTCCTCAGCGTGAAGGTGCCCGAGCCGCAATTCGAAGGACAGACGAAGACGAAGCTTGGCAACAGCGAGGTGAAGAGCATCGTCGAGTCGGTCATGGGCGCGCAGCTGCAAAGCTGGCTTGAGGAAAACCCCGCGGAAGCAAGACGCATCATCGACAAAACGCTGCGTGCCGCAGAAGCGCGCGAGGCAGCAAGAAAAGCGCGGGATCTGACGCGGCGCAAAAACGCTTTGGATGGCGGAGGGCTGCCCGGGAAACTGGCGGACTGCTCGATCAGCGATCCCGAACACTGCGAATTGTACCTGGTTGAGGGAGACTCTGCGGGTGGCAGTGCGAAACAGGGTCGCGATAGAAGGTCACAGGCAATTCTTCCGTTGAAGGGTAAAATCCTCAACGTCGAAAAAGCACGGCTCCACAAGATACTGGAGAACGATGAAATCCGAAACATTTTCACGGCAATCGGCGCCGGGGTCGGCGCGGAGTTTGATGCCTCGAAAATCCGGTATGGCAAGATCATCATCATGTGCGACGCGGACGTTGATGGATCCCACATCCGCACTCTTCTGCTTACGTTGTTCTTCCGCTACATGAAGGAACTCGTCGAACTGGGACACGTCTACATTGCCCAGCCCCCGCTCTACAAGGTTAAGAAAGGAAAGCAGGAACACTACGCTTTCGACGAGGAGGAGCGGGACGAAATCATAAAGCGCATAAAGAGCGAAAAGAAGGGGGGGCGCAAGGCGGAGGAGGAAGCGGAATTGCTGGCCGCGACCCTAGACGGAGAGGTTATGAGCAGCGACGGATTTATTATTTCGAGATTCAAAGGCCTCGGCGAGATGAACCCTGAGCAACTCTGGTCAACAACAATGAATCCGGACTCGCGAACGATTCTCCAGGTTACAATCGAAAACGCTGCGGACGCGGACAGAACCTTCTCCATTCTTATGGGAGACGAAGTTGAACCGCGGCGCGAATTCATCGAGAAGAACGCGAAGTACGTGCGAAACCTTGACGTCTAA
- a CDS encoding pyridoxal phosphate-dependent aminotransferase encodes MHTHSRDPLSLFRLKPLKAARVSEISETTASSSAAPEERVNFHIGNPIQDERLASAYLRIVLGIDIRREDLSDANTEEILKYLEWDEQNEPKLSFLRNLIHKSAPYTPRGGFARNNPNNPVKVLSEWLQSQPEPLSYDLGQTSGRREIILATGGVEEALRVLFHALSSFLVEQPLHVFLHHARKVVDEQAYRGLAFTQLPDDEQHALGLLGNHFVQFPQTPTLLIMGSVLGEEARRSLRQTSLELPLLFIEANDAPNHLSLAREAKLTQRVVRILTPAIFQNRFRELATVFLAGNADILAVFESTHFQLKGTPSASEIELLSYLLENRETAQAASHPTNEIIVEPSYQPIFQGDRSTDAFSTFARLLDERLDTYITKLSEKVENRIDRISGTLNKIADRAEDVRSLAPLDAFAEMDAGAFLGELVRKVDSPEWQRELEQSFLRAFLKHHPEYEISRSVVVSGSSRSALGLLGFHCGIREVVVPDLSWSYEHCFPVVHPVPLTPSFALDVDAMIGSVRKQLSADERWNEYGAVVLNNPHNATGRIFHEGEIKRLLGWLLDHGVWVIDDLSYQEVAPADTLPHIKTVRQLADELVAGGRLVREQTAKVVTVHSVSKTDSLAGARLAVVEIRHRELHRRFVQMHHHIRPNLGAIALTYLFYRSETEIARSYWRLRNHILRERTDALLEAVKSLPRDRNPFEIDILPPAGSLYPLLVVHQLPSGLSLDWLASGLARQGIGMLPLSTFARTEHGFDTGRKTFRLTLGGADGAEILLKKTRRVLIDLNRLIAEESARYNRLYPALLPEHTTTSEKRQGGYGDRWNDVEQRVLTACRRISLRQYGQFRATGSEQRFSDGYAVQRLIVFKQRGMDRFFESDQLIQEARANAGKTMVRRLEQELYKDSLERRDRRFRQRASDRTVHPTQMYSIQTERCFEDIIAKLVREELISPSSVDQAAQYLLEEYLGMNVAITSSEESDELILDLRSMIAAESAALLRVGTTQPQIMSFWGDWDGSNRPSGQGHRLVASVLIENVRHLAKLLSVLLSADKAVRIDPELAAELQTLAEHNRRFTKLLNDITDLTHQLEKRYRGILPFSVRAGAVRNVGMKLRLARDPLTLLWQHNDRLERKMVDLRIQRRETLEYYFSLNKKLRKQLFALIAAIQQNIGNDEVLGEASFYRDLLRRMVITPRIDQAMITAQDSFAIDTTVHNIYEINEIAAKYGTPGIILALQVSMSTQAEALITVDRKLRARREQVLRNNPGLELPVIQLIPLFEDLESVRSIPSYLTKIWDYALQSRRVNQETADRFAEVISEVFIAGSDLSQQVGQAAGAALYRQAKHATILWLAEHQVIERVRIKLGSGEPMQRQGGYYAGVSGEPAFVKSPSARQLIASHLPAAARKSTEYATTPLMGIFTSGDLRTLQSTISEQLRYLPVEESANVHYHMRESQRRHRNDLIRAAESLVESRLQQKKRGAQELERLTVGTRDAVYDQFITLLTEDFRQILYGREEDVVGVHIISYFIARTMPQLRDRPTIRPTTGAGSERGQRILERIAKIIPLSRHGSRLRAIAHNQAQTAVLGLNQLTTGLFRALDRFRQLEFKEGDSRSLIADRLLPNLPVYEMLHTLRIYHDPELTFLKRIEPAFPAGISAFLALREDNDSLPRYVGLLQQELLRRHGLDVNDFFENGTFIRELLPTLRPDLAVLLQGDLFNTDAEKLSGGTRGSTDEQWQKDVDSLLAVPGDIRSWRAKIWDLLENPIMQRVQSFVELAVALNTLSLNQPLKNDSRTLRAMKLSSELSHFFTASNPTDDMRQFLASALNYLGAISEGMVEVPVAIVRSLKEVEKIAKIEEQALSPEKQQLLRFYMLQIARLAGENG; translated from the coding sequence ATGCACACACACTCCAGGGATCCCCTATCCTTGTTTAGGCTCAAGCCGCTCAAGGCCGCCAGGGTTTCGGAAATCAGCGAAACGACAGCCTCCTCGTCAGCGGCGCCGGAAGAGCGCGTCAACTTTCACATCGGCAACCCCATTCAGGACGAACGGCTCGCCTCCGCATACCTGCGGATTGTCCTCGGCATCGACATACGGCGCGAGGACCTGTCGGACGCAAACACCGAAGAAATCCTGAAATATCTTGAATGGGACGAACAGAACGAACCAAAGCTGTCGTTTCTCCGCAATCTTATCCACAAGAGCGCGCCCTACACACCCCGGGGCGGCTTTGCGCGCAACAATCCGAACAACCCCGTAAAAGTTCTTTCCGAATGGCTTCAGAGTCAACCCGAACCATTGTCGTACGACCTTGGGCAAACTTCGGGAAGGCGCGAGATCATCCTCGCGACGGGCGGTGTCGAAGAGGCGCTCCGGGTACTCTTCCATGCCCTTTCGTCATTCCTTGTGGAACAGCCCCTCCATGTCTTTCTGCACCACGCCAGGAAAGTTGTTGACGAACAGGCGTATCGCGGACTCGCGTTCACACAACTCCCTGACGACGAACAGCATGCGCTCGGCCTGCTCGGTAATCACTTTGTTCAATTTCCACAGACACCGACACTACTCATCATGGGTTCGGTTCTTGGAGAGGAGGCGCGACGGTCGCTGCGCCAGACAAGCCTCGAATTACCGCTCTTGTTCATCGAAGCCAACGATGCGCCGAACCACCTCTCTCTTGCGCGAGAAGCGAAACTAACACAACGGGTTGTGCGAATTCTTACGCCAGCCATCTTCCAGAACCGCTTCCGCGAGCTGGCGACCGTATTCCTGGCTGGTAACGCGGACATTCTCGCAGTTTTCGAATCAACACATTTTCAGTTAAAGGGAACCCCCTCGGCTTCTGAGATCGAACTTCTTTCCTATCTTCTCGAGAACAGGGAGACGGCGCAGGCAGCGAGCCATCCAACAAACGAAATTATTGTTGAACCCTCCTATCAGCCCATCTTCCAAGGAGATCGTTCAACCGACGCATTTTCCACCTTTGCGCGGCTGCTGGACGAACGCCTTGATACGTACATAACAAAGCTGTCTGAGAAGGTAGAAAACCGGATTGACCGGATAAGCGGAACGTTAAACAAGATCGCCGACAGGGCGGAAGACGTTCGCTCGCTTGCTCCTCTTGACGCGTTCGCGGAGATGGATGCCGGTGCGTTTCTCGGCGAACTGGTAAGAAAGGTAGATTCGCCGGAGTGGCAGAGGGAGCTGGAACAAAGCTTCCTTCGTGCGTTTCTGAAACACCACCCCGAGTACGAAATATCCCGAAGCGTTGTGGTGAGCGGTTCTTCAAGGAGCGCCCTCGGCCTGCTTGGATTCCATTGCGGGATTCGCGAAGTCGTGGTGCCGGACCTGAGCTGGAGTTATGAACACTGTTTTCCGGTGGTGCACCCGGTTCCGCTTACGCCATCCTTTGCCCTCGACGTGGATGCAATGATCGGCTCCGTTCGGAAACAGCTTTCCGCTGATGAGCGCTGGAATGAATACGGAGCGGTGGTTCTCAATAATCCGCACAACGCGACCGGCCGGATCTTTCATGAAGGTGAAATCAAGAGACTCCTCGGCTGGCTGCTCGACCATGGCGTGTGGGTTATTGACGATCTGTCGTATCAGGAGGTTGCCCCCGCCGACACGCTGCCGCACATCAAGACGGTGCGCCAGCTTGCAGACGAACTCGTTGCCGGGGGAAGGCTGGTCCGGGAGCAGACGGCAAAGGTTGTTACCGTCCACTCTGTTTCCAAAACGGACTCGCTGGCGGGCGCGCGCCTGGCGGTTGTTGAGATCCGACACCGCGAACTTCATCGTCGCTTTGTCCAGATGCACCATCACATCCGACCGAATCTCGGTGCGATAGCTCTTACATACCTCTTCTATCGCAGCGAGACGGAAATCGCTCGGTCTTATTGGCGCCTGCGCAACCACATTCTCCGCGAACGTACCGACGCGCTCCTCGAGGCAGTGAAAAGCCTTCCGCGGGACCGCAATCCTTTTGAAATCGACATTCTTCCCCCGGCCGGAAGCCTCTACCCGCTGCTCGTGGTTCACCAGCTACCATCAGGATTATCGCTCGACTGGCTGGCCTCGGGACTTGCGCGCCAGGGGATCGGGATGCTGCCGCTCTCGACGTTTGCACGTACGGAGCACGGCTTCGACACAGGTCGCAAGACCTTTCGCCTTACGCTTGGCGGAGCTGACGGAGCAGAAATACTCCTTAAGAAAACGCGGCGCGTTCTTATTGACCTGAACAGGCTTATTGCAGAAGAATCGGCACGGTATAACCGTCTCTACCCCGCCCTTTTGCCCGAACACACAACCACAAGCGAGAAGCGGCAGGGTGGATACGGGGATCGGTGGAACGACGTTGAACAGCGGGTGCTCACCGCATGCCGGCGAATCAGCCTGCGACAGTACGGGCAATTCCGTGCAACAGGTTCGGAGCAGCGGTTCTCCGACGGCTATGCAGTGCAGCGGCTCATCGTTTTCAAGCAACGTGGTATGGATCGGTTTTTCGAGAGCGACCAGCTTATTCAAGAAGCGCGCGCAAATGCAGGAAAAACAATGGTCCGGCGGCTTGAGCAGGAACTTTACAAGGATTCTCTTGAGCGTCGCGACCGAAGGTTTCGGCAGCGCGCCAGCGATCGAACAGTGCACCCGACTCAGATGTACTCGATTCAGACCGAGCGCTGCTTCGAAGATATTATTGCGAAACTTGTCCGCGAAGAATTGATTTCTCCGTCGAGCGTGGACCAGGCGGCGCAATATCTGCTGGAAGAATATCTCGGCATGAATGTCGCGATTACCTCCAGCGAGGAATCAGATGAGCTTATCCTGGATCTTCGATCGATGATTGCCGCAGAGAGCGCCGCGTTACTGCGGGTCGGCACGACGCAACCTCAGATCATGTCCTTCTGGGGTGATTGGGACGGAAGTAATCGCCCCTCAGGTCAAGGACACCGGCTGGTCGCGTCAGTGCTCATCGAAAACGTACGCCATCTTGCGAAACTCCTTTCGGTTCTGTTGAGTGCCGACAAAGCCGTTCGGATTGATCCGGAACTTGCCGCCGAATTACAAACGTTGGCGGAACACAATCGGCGATTTACAAAGCTGTTAAACGACATTACCGACCTGACGCACCAACTGGAAAAAAGATATCGCGGGATTCTGCCGTTCAGCGTTCGCGCCGGAGCCGTGCGCAACGTGGGGATGAAGCTTCGGCTCGCGCGGGATCCGCTGACGCTGCTGTGGCAGCACAATGACCGGTTGGAACGGAAGATGGTGGACCTTCGTATTCAACGCCGGGAAACGCTGGAGTATTACTTCTCCCTTAATAAGAAGCTCCGAAAACAGCTGTTCGCCCTTATTGCGGCGATACAGCAGAACATCGGCAACGACGAAGTGTTGGGGGAAGCGTCATTCTACCGCGATCTGCTGCGACGCATGGTTATTACGCCGCGCATTGATCAAGCGATGATCACGGCGCAAGACTCGTTTGCGATCGATACGACCGTTCACAACATATACGAGATCAATGAAATAGCGGCGAAGTACGGCACCCCGGGGATTATTCTTGCCCTGCAGGTCAGCATGTCAACGCAGGCGGAAGCCCTGATCACGGTGGACCGGAAGCTGCGCGCGCGGCGGGAACAGGTGCTGAGAAACAACCCCGGCCTTGAGCTGCCCGTCATCCAGCTTATTCCGCTTTTCGAGGACCTTGAGTCGGTCCGGTCTATTCCATCGTATCTGACAAAAATCTGGGACTATGCGCTTCAGAGCCGCCGCGTAAACCAGGAAACCGCCGACCGGTTTGCCGAGGTGATCTCGGAGGTGTTCATTGCGGGTTCAGATCTCAGCCAACAAGTGGGTCAGGCGGCCGGAGCCGCGCTCTACCGGCAGGCAAAGCACGCGACGATTCTCTGGCTGGCAGAACACCAAGTAATTGAGCGGGTCAGAATCAAACTGGGAAGTGGTGAGCCAATGCAACGGCAGGGCGGATACTATGCGGGCGTGTCGGGCGAGCCAGCGTTTGTGAAATCGCCATCTGCGCGGCAGCTTATTGCGTCGCACCTTCCGGCGGCAGCGCGGAAAAGCACGGAGTACGCAACAACTCCACTCATGGGAATCTTCACCAGTGGTGACCTTCGAACACTTCAGAGCACCATATCGGAACAACTCCGCTACCTCCCCGTTGAAGAAAGCGCGAATGTTCACTACCACATGCGCGAATCGCAGCGCAGACACCGGAATGATTTGATACGCGCTGCAGAGTCGCTCGTCGAAAGTCGGTTGCAACAAAAGAAACGGGGCGCGCAGGAGCTTGAGCGCCTGACAGTGGGAACCAGGGACGCCGTCTACGATCAATTCATCACCCTGCTGACGGAAGATTTCCGGCAGATTCTCTACGGGAGAGAAGAAGATGTGGTCGGTGTTCACATTATCTCCTACTTCATCGCCCGAACAATGCCGCAGCTCCGCGACAGGCCCACCATTCGGCCAACAACCGGAGCGGGTAGCGAGCGCGGCCAGCGCATTCTGGAACGAATCGCGAAAATCATACCGCTCTCGCGGCACGGGAGCCGGCTGCGAGCGATAGCACACAACCAGGCACAAACAGCAGTGCTTGGTTTGAACCAGCTCACGACGGGGCTCTTCCGGGCCCTGGATAGATTCCGACAGCTTGAATTCAAAGAGGGGGATTCGCGGTCGTTGATTGCCGACCGGCTGCTACCCAACCTTCCCGTATACGAGATGCTTCACACACTGAGGATTTATCACGATCCGGAGCTCACGTTCCTCAAGCGGATTGAACCAGCGTTCCCGGCCGGGATATCGGCGTTTCTCGCTCTCAGAGAAGACAACGATAGTCTTCCCCGGTACGTCGGACTTTTACAGCAGGAACTGTTGCGAAGGCACGGGCTCGACGTGAATGATTTTTTTGAGAACGGGACGTTTATAAGGGAACTTCTCCCCACACTCCGGCCCGACCTGGCCGTGCTGCTGCAGGGAGACCTTTTCAATACCGACGCAGAAAAACTGTCCGGCGGAACGCGCGGATCAACAGACGAGCAATGGCAGAAGGACGTCGATAGCCTTCTTGCTGTACCGGGGGATATCCGCTCGTGGCGTGCGAAGATCTGGGACCTTCTTGAAAACCCGATCATGCAGCGCGTTCAAAGTTTCGTTGAACTTGCGGTTGCGTTGAACACGCTTTCCCTCAATCAGCCGCTGAAAAACGACTCCAGGACTCTTCGGGCTATGAAATTATCATCAGAGCTTTCGCACTTCTTCACCGCCTCCAACCCGACGGACGATATGCGTCAGTTCCTTGCTTCGGCGTTGAACTATCTCGGAGCAATCTCAGAAGGGATGGTCGAGGTGCCGGTTGCGATCGTCCGGTCGCTGAAAGAGGTCGAAAAGATAGCAAAGATCGAAGAGCAGGCCCTCTCCCCTGAAAAGCAACAGCTTCTGCGGTTCTACATGCTGCAGATTGCACGGCTCGCGGGAGAGAACGGGTAA